Proteins co-encoded in one Babylonia areolata isolate BAREFJ2019XMU chromosome 5, ASM4173473v1, whole genome shotgun sequence genomic window:
- the LOC143281999 gene encoding uncharacterized protein LOC143281999 produces MEKAGSSSGRGNMRSSRSSSFLVFALLIVMAFLAYNYWSLSVKNGDLSNELETLQLDFRTASDKHLAAEKQAGDLVKQLDEQKAKVVQMEAKVGETQQKLTESSNKVNSLNDELKKAQEETEAAKKDAENVKQEKSSVAGELETVKKQLTDLQNTPKVCDKEACKGPLREVIAAVAKTIGKSPISGALKQSNVDVSSVAGDLLAGDDAPKVVAGQEAGKK; encoded by the exons ATGGAGAAAGCCGGCAGTTCAAGCGGACGTGGAAACATGCGTTCATCCAGATCGTCATCTTTCTTAGTGTTTGCACTTTTGATTGTGATGGCATTTCTGGCCTACAACTACTGGAGTCTTTCCGTCAAAAATGGAGATCTTTCAAACGAACTTGAAACATTGCAACTCGATTTTCGTACAGCGTCGGACAAGCATTTAGCGGCGGAGAAACAAGCCGGGGATTTGGTGAAACAGCTGGATGAACAGAAGGCCAAGGTGGTGCAGATGGAGGCCAAAGTGGGTGAGACACAGCAGAAGCTGACTGAATCGTCCAACAAAGTCAACTCTCTGAACGACGAGTTGAAGAAGGCTCAGGAAGAAACG GAGGCAGCCAAAAAGGATGCAGAAAATGTCAAACAAGAAAAGAGTTCTGTTGCAG gagaACTGGAAACTGTGAAGAAACAGCTTACAGATTTGCAGAACACTCCAAAAGTGTGCGACAAAGA AGCATGCAAGGGACCACTGCGTGAGGTGATTGCTGCAGTAGCCAAAACCATCGGCAAGTCGCCCATCAGTGGAGCATTGAAACAGAGCAATGTGGACGTGTCATCAGTTGCCGGTGACTTGTTGGCAGG ggatGATGCACCAAAGGTGGTTGCAG GTCAGGAAGCAGGAAAG aaataa